A single Pseudodesulfovibrio aespoeensis Aspo-2 DNA region contains:
- a CDS encoding molybdopterin-guanine dinucleotide biosynthesis protein MobB: MKAVSIIGPKNSGKTTLGLQLARCLKDRGLTVSAAKFSHHGLDWQDTDTAKYAAICDTVAGLGPGEAFVHWTRARFLPDLLPLLTADVLLVEGGKSMGYLPRVLCLNGDLADGTDWLLPELAIGSWGDKRVEGVSAFTDIDALADMVLERGFFLPGMDCGTCGRPDCRTLAADIVRGATTTKACLAMHNSIAVDINGAALGMKPFVEEIISASIREMLRTLKGYAPGKATIRLDV; the protein is encoded by the coding sequence GTGAAAGCTGTCTCCATCATCGGCCCCAAGAACTCTGGCAAGACCACTCTTGGCCTCCAGCTCGCCAGATGCCTCAAGGACCGGGGGTTGACCGTATCCGCCGCCAAGTTCAGCCACCACGGCCTGGACTGGCAGGACACGGACACCGCCAAATACGCCGCCATCTGCGACACTGTGGCCGGGCTTGGCCCTGGCGAGGCGTTCGTCCACTGGACCCGCGCCCGGTTCCTGCCCGACCTGCTGCCGCTGCTGACCGCGGACGTGCTCCTGGTTGAAGGCGGCAAATCCATGGGCTACCTGCCCAGGGTGCTCTGCCTGAACGGCGACCTTGCAGACGGCACGGACTGGCTGCTGCCCGAGCTGGCCATCGGCTCCTGGGGCGACAAGCGGGTCGAGGGCGTCTCGGCCTTCACCGATATCGACGCCCTGGCCGACATGGTGCTTGAGCGCGGGTTCTTCCTGCCCGGCATGGACTGCGGCACCTGCGGACGACCGGACTGTCGCACCCTGGCCGCAGACATCGTGCGCGGCGCGACCACCACCAAGGCCTGCCTGGCCATGCACAACTCCATCGCCGTGGACATCAACGGCGCAGCCCTGGGCATGAAGCCCTTTGTGGAAGAGATCATCTCGGCCTCCATCCGCGAGATGTTGCGCACCCTCAAGGGGTATGCGCCGGGCAAGGCAACCATCCGGCTGGACGTGTAG
- a CDS encoding winged helix-turn-helix domain-containing protein translates to MPKKNTTTIRLRVWIEQDNETYLGIGSTLLLQHIERLGSLRKAAEELGMSYRRAWGKLKNAEERIGHPLVEKVRGQGQRFTLSPYGRDLMDRFLHFYLDVEDYAARRASEVLGMKVDKAGEFYREDTE, encoded by the coding sequence ATGCCGAAAAAAAACACCACCACCATCCGTCTCCGAGTCTGGATCGAGCAGGACAACGAAACCTATCTGGGCATAGGCAGCACCCTGCTCCTGCAGCACATCGAACGGCTCGGCTCGCTCCGCAAGGCGGCGGAAGAGCTTGGCATGTCCTACCGCAGAGCATGGGGCAAGCTCAAGAACGCCGAGGAGCGCATCGGCCACCCGCTGGTGGAAAAGGTCAGGGGCCAGGGGCAGCGCTTCACGCTCTCGCCCTACGGCAGGGATCTGATGGACAGGTTCCTTCACTTCTACCTCGATGTCGAGGACTACGCCGCAAGGCGCGCCTCCGAGGTGCTGGGCATGAAGGTGGACAAGGCGGGCGAGTTCTATCGGGAAGACACCGAGTAG
- a CDS encoding ABC transporter permease yields the protein MDFLLQGFFQGFVLLLSGDPETYSAIWATVAVSTMAMIASLALGIPLGFLLGHKTFRGKKVVRTIVDTLLSFPTVVIGLLVYAFLTHRGPFGGAGLLFTLPAIAIGQTILGLPVIIAMTATAVEALDRRLPMTLTTLGANSRQILWATVIEARFSIMLAAVSAYGRIVSEVGISMMVGGNIKWHTRTITTAISLETGKGEFAVGIALGMVLLTVALVVNVMASGLKRKAVQ from the coding sequence ATGGATTTTCTTCTCCAGGGTTTTTTCCAGGGCTTCGTGCTTCTCCTCTCCGGCGACCCGGAGACCTATTCCGCCATCTGGGCCACGGTGGCCGTGTCCACCATGGCCATGATCGCCAGCCTGGCCCTGGGCATTCCCCTGGGCTTCCTTCTCGGCCACAAGACCTTCCGGGGCAAGAAGGTCGTGCGCACCATCGTGGACACCCTGCTCTCGTTCCCCACGGTGGTCATTGGTCTGCTCGTCTACGCCTTTCTGACCCATCGCGGCCCCTTTGGCGGGGCCGGGCTGCTCTTCACCCTGCCCGCCATCGCCATCGGCCAGACCATCCTCGGCCTGCCCGTGATCATCGCCATGACCGCCACCGCCGTGGAGGCCCTGGACCGGCGGCTGCCCATGACCCTGACCACCCTGGGCGCCAACTCCCGCCAGATCCTCTGGGCCACGGTCATCGAGGCGCGGTTCTCCATCATGCTGGCCGCGGTTTCCGCCTATGGCCGCATTGTCTCCGAGGTCGGCATCTCCATGATGGTCGGCGGCAACATCAAATGGCATACCCGGACCATCACCACGGCCATCTCGCTTGAGACCGGCAAGGGCGAATTCGCCGTGGGCATCGCGCTGGGCATGGTCCTCTTGACCGTGGCCCTGGTGGTCAACGTCATGGCCTCCGGGCTCAAGCGCAAGGCAGTGCAATGA
- a CDS encoding MoaD/ThiS family protein: MGIEIKCFATLARFLPDNAADYPAASGETIRSLLAKLDIPEDEVALLFINSARAYLDSKLKDGDRVGIFPAVGGG; this comes from the coding sequence ATGGGAATCGAAATCAAATGCTTTGCCACCCTGGCCAGGTTCCTGCCCGACAACGCGGCAGACTATCCCGCCGCTTCAGGCGAGACCATCCGGTCACTCCTTGCCAAGCTGGACATCCCGGAGGACGAGGTGGCCCTCCTGTTCATCAACTCCGCGCGCGCCTACCTCGACAGTAAACTCAAGGACGGCGACAGGGTCGGCATCTTCCCGGCTGTCGGGGGCGGTTGA
- a CDS encoding tRNA (cytidine(34)-2'-O)-methyltransferase, with protein sequence MRIVLYQPEIPPNTGNIARLCAATRTPLHLIEPLGFTIDDKHLRRAGLDYWPHVDVTVHPDFDDFLTRVSPARLVLASTRATAPHHRFAFRPDDAIVMGPETRGLPADMLARYPDGVRIPIWGEVRSLNLSTATGVLLFEALRQTGLIPD encoded by the coding sequence ATGCGTATCGTCCTCTACCAGCCGGAGATCCCCCCCAACACGGGCAACATCGCCCGCCTGTGCGCCGCGACCCGGACCCCGCTGCACCTCATCGAGCCGCTGGGATTCACCATCGACGACAAGCACCTGCGCCGCGCCGGGCTCGACTACTGGCCCCATGTGGATGTGACCGTGCATCCGGATTTCGACGACTTCCTGACCCGCGTGTCCCCGGCCCGGCTGGTGCTGGCCAGCACCAGGGCCACCGCCCCGCACCACCGCTTTGCCTTCCGGCCCGACGACGCCATCGTCATGGGGCCGGAGACGCGGGGCCTGCCGGCGGACATGCTGGCGCGGTATCCCGATGGCGTGCGCATCCCCATCTGGGGCGAGGTGCGCAGCCTCAACCTCTCCACGGCCACGGGCGTGCTGCTCTTCGAGGCATTGCGCCAGACCGGCCTGATTCCCGACTAA
- the rfbB gene encoding dTDP-glucose 4,6-dehydratase — protein MKLLVTGGCGFIGTNFIRLMLGSHPDWSIVNLDKLTYAGNRLNLADLERDEPRYRFVRGDICDRDLVMDLLAGNSVDAVVNFAAESHVDRSISDPAPFVTTNVQGAQNLFECARQRRVGRFVHISTDEVYGTLGPQGQFTESTPLAPNSPYSASKAGADLMARAYFETYGFPALITRCSNNYGPYQFPEKLIPLMYLTAMADKPLPVYGDGQNVRDWIYVDDHCRGVELTLLKGRDGCAYNFGGNAEETNLNVVKTLLSILGKPESLITFVGDRPGHDRRYAMDYSLAAAELGFAPTLDFATGLRRTIDWYQANGEWLAQVQSGEYRRFMDSWYEARH, from the coding sequence ATGAAACTCCTCGTCACCGGCGGCTGCGGATTCATCGGCACCAACTTCATCCGGCTCATGCTCGGCAGCCATCCCGACTGGTCCATCGTCAACCTGGACAAGCTGACCTACGCTGGCAACCGCCTCAACCTGGCGGACCTGGAGCGCGATGAGCCCCGCTACCGGTTCGTCCGGGGCGACATCTGCGACCGCGACCTGGTCATGGACCTGCTGGCCGGAAACAGCGTGGACGCGGTGGTCAACTTTGCCGCCGAGTCCCATGTGGACCGCTCCATCAGCGACCCCGCGCCCTTTGTGACCACCAATGTCCAGGGCGCGCAGAACTTGTTTGAGTGTGCCCGGCAGCGGCGGGTGGGCCGGTTCGTCCACATCTCCACCGACGAGGTGTACGGCACGCTGGGGCCGCAGGGTCAGTTCACCGAGAGCACGCCGCTGGCCCCCAACAGCCCCTACTCGGCCAGCAAGGCCGGGGCCGACCTCATGGCCCGCGCCTATTTCGAGACCTACGGATTTCCGGCCCTCATCACCCGCTGCTCCAACAACTACGGCCCCTACCAGTTTCCGGAAAAGCTCATCCCGCTCATGTACCTGACGGCCATGGCCGACAAGCCGCTGCCCGTCTACGGAGACGGCCAGAACGTGCGCGACTGGATCTATGTGGACGACCACTGCCGGGGCGTGGAGCTGACCCTGCTCAAGGGACGCGACGGCTGCGCCTACAACTTTGGCGGCAATGCCGAGGAGACCAACCTCAACGTGGTCAAAACGCTGCTCTCCATCCTCGGCAAGCCCGAATCGCTCATCACCTTTGTTGGCGACCGGCCAGGACACGACCGCCGCTACGCCATGGACTATTCCCTGGCCGCCGCCGAGCTGGGCTTTGCCCCGACCCTCGACTTCGCCACCGGCCTGCGCCGGACCATCGACTGGTACCAAGCCAACGGCGAGTGGCTCGCGCAGGTGCAGAGCGGCGAATACCGCCGGTTCATGGATTCCTGGTACGAGGCGCGCCACTGA
- a CDS encoding aldehyde ferredoxin oxidoreductase family protein: MPKILRINTRTKAYTYEDAGKYANLGGRALTSRIINTEVPADCHPLSAENKVVIATGLLGGSTAANSGRLSVGVKSPLTNGIKESNSGGLFAHKMPKMDLLAIILEDRPEEGAPFSTLFITDGKVIFKDATPIVGMDNYPAHDKLLAEYGDKMIAGMIGPAGETLRKTATIQFTDPYKRPARSAGRGGTGAVMGSKKIKAIVLDPEVNTKVGAVDAEAFKTARKTWVDILQGHPVTSQGLPGFGTSILVNVVNEAGALPGKNFRLGQIDHAADISGEKIAELITARGGKTTEGCHVGCVIQCSQQYNNAKGEYVTSGFEYETVWALGANAMIKDIDDIAAIDRLCDEKGMDTIEMGNTVAIAMDGGIIPWGDGKAAFELLSKVGTKDPMGMIMGNGVDFAGGAFGVDRLPTVKGQSMPAYDPRAVKGVGVTYATSAMGADHTAGYGVAQNILKVGGDIDGLKKEGNVELSKNLQIATAAIDSMGFCLFVAFAVLDAPNGVQAMADLVQAYTGKPFTSDDLVNLGVNCLKDEQAFNERAGFTKMDDKLPRFFETDPLPPHGVVWDLSVDELQGAKV, from the coding sequence ATGCCAAAGATTCTGAGGATCAACACCCGCACCAAAGCGTACACCTATGAGGACGCCGGCAAGTACGCCAACCTCGGCGGTCGCGCCCTGACCTCCCGCATCATCAACACCGAAGTCCCGGCAGACTGCCACCCCCTGTCGGCGGAGAACAAGGTCGTCATCGCCACGGGCCTGCTCGGCGGCTCCACCGCCGCCAACTCGGGCCGCCTCTCGGTCGGCGTCAAGTCCCCGCTGACCAACGGCATCAAGGAGTCCAACTCCGGCGGTCTCTTTGCCCACAAGATGCCCAAGATGGACCTGCTGGCTATCATCCTCGAAGACCGGCCCGAGGAGGGCGCGCCCTTCTCCACCTTGTTCATCACCGACGGCAAGGTGATCTTCAAGGACGCCACCCCCATCGTGGGCATGGACAACTACCCGGCCCACGACAAGCTCCTGGCCGAATACGGCGACAAGATGATCGCGGGCATGATCGGACCCGCAGGCGAGACCCTGCGCAAGACCGCCACCATCCAGTTCACCGATCCCTACAAGCGCCCGGCGCGCTCGGCTGGCCGCGGCGGCACCGGCGCAGTCATGGGTTCCAAGAAGATCAAGGCCATCGTCCTTGATCCCGAGGTCAACACCAAGGTGGGCGCTGTCGATGCCGAGGCCTTCAAGACCGCCCGCAAGACCTGGGTGGACATCCTCCAGGGCCATCCGGTCACCAGCCAGGGGCTGCCCGGTTTCGGCACCTCCATCCTGGTCAACGTGGTCAACGAGGCGGGCGCCCTGCCGGGCAAGAACTTCCGCCTGGGTCAGATCGACCACGCCGCCGACATCTCGGGCGAGAAGATCGCCGAGCTCATCACCGCGCGCGGCGGCAAGACCACCGAGGGCTGCCACGTGGGCTGTGTCATCCAGTGCTCCCAACAGTACAACAACGCCAAGGGCGAGTACGTGACCTCCGGCTTCGAGTACGAGACGGTCTGGGCCCTGGGCGCCAACGCCATGATCAAGGACATCGACGACATCGCCGCCATCGACCGTCTCTGTGACGAGAAGGGCATGGACACCATCGAGATGGGCAACACCGTGGCCATCGCCATGGACGGCGGCATCATCCCCTGGGGCGACGGCAAGGCCGCCTTCGAGCTGCTCTCCAAGGTCGGCACCAAGGACCCCATGGGCATGATCATGGGCAACGGCGTGGATTTCGCGGGCGGCGCCTTCGGCGTTGACCGGCTGCCCACGGTCAAGGGCCAGTCCATGCCCGCCTACGATCCGCGCGCGGTCAAGGGCGTGGGCGTCACCTACGCCACCTCGGCCATGGGCGCGGACCACACCGCCGGTTACGGCGTGGCCCAAAACATCCTCAAGGTGGGCGGCGACATCGACGGCCTTAAGAAAGAAGGCAACGTCGAGCTCTCCAAGAACCTTCAGATCGCCACGGCGGCCATCGACTCCATGGGTTTTTGCCTCTTTGTCGCCTTTGCCGTGCTCGACGCCCCCAACGGCGTGCAGGCCATGGCCGATCTGGTCCAGGCATACACCGGCAAGCCTTTCACCTCCGACGATCTGGTCAACCTGGGCGTCAACTGCCTCAAGGACGAACAGGCCTTCAACGAGCGCGCCGGGTTCACCAAGATGGACGACAAGCTGCCCCGCTTCTTCGAGACCGATCCCCTGCCGCCCCATGGCGTGGTCTGGGATTTGAGCGTGGACGAGCTTCAGGGCGCCAAGGTCTAA
- a CDS encoding energy-coupling factor ABC transporter ATP-binding protein, with protein sequence MTPPLISLFNVRQRYSGRTVLSVDRLDITPGSIVGLAGPNGSGKSTLLRLLAFLEPPASGTMTFEGSPASSSSSPGPVHRQVTLLVQEPYLLRRSVHGNVAYGLKVRGETDVTARVNAALEAVGLDAERFARRQWFELSGGEAQRVALAARLVLRPKALLMDEPTASLDSSSAALVRQAALAARSRYNTALVIASHDMAWLHAVCDHVLHLENGLIIEQKTLKKSEEMK encoded by the coding sequence ATGACCCCCCCGCTTATCAGCCTCTTCAACGTACGCCAGCGGTATTCTGGCCGCACCGTGCTCAGCGTGGACCGGCTCGACATCACGCCCGGCAGCATCGTCGGGCTGGCCGGACCCAACGGCTCAGGCAAATCCACCCTGCTGCGCCTGCTCGCCTTTCTCGAACCGCCCGCCTCGGGCACCATGACCTTTGAGGGCTCTCCGGCCTCCTCATCATCATCGCCCGGCCCTGTCCACCGGCAGGTCACCCTGCTGGTCCAGGAGCCCTATCTGCTTCGGCGCAGCGTCCACGGCAACGTGGCTTACGGGCTCAAGGTCCGGGGCGAGACCGATGTCACGGCCAGGGTCAACGCGGCCCTGGAGGCCGTGGGGCTGGACGCGGAGAGGTTCGCCCGCCGCCAGTGGTTCGAGCTTTCCGGCGGCGAGGCCCAGCGCGTCGCCCTGGCCGCCCGCCTGGTGCTGCGGCCCAAGGCGCTGCTCATGGACGAGCCCACGGCCAGCCTGGACAGCAGCAGCGCGGCCCTGGTCCGTCAGGCCGCCCTGGCCGCCCGCAGCAGATACAACACGGCCCTGGTCATCGCCAGCCACGACATGGCCTGGCTCCACGCGGTCTGCGACCATGTGCTCCACCTCGAAAACGGCCTGATCATCGAACAGAAAACTCTCAAAAAATCGGAGGAGATGAAGTGA
- a CDS encoding substrate-binding domain-containing protein: protein MKRIFKTALSLMLVLTLALPALADKTLLMATTTSTANTGLLDELIVPLYLKDTGVEIKFVAVGTGKALAMAEGCDVDVVLVHAPAAEKAYVESGVLMDRRELMYNDFIIVGPAADPAGVKGMSVTEALKTIEAKQAVFASRGDNSGTHKMEQSLWKSAGLTIPEKEAWYVQTGQGMIATINIADEKNGYTMTDRGTYIKYADTKGGNPPQVILVEGDKVLFNQYSALAVNPAKCPNVKYDMAKQYIDWMASPAVQKAIGNFMLLGKPLFTPNAQ from the coding sequence GTGAAACGCATTTTTAAAACCGCCTTGAGCCTGATGCTTGTCCTGACCCTGGCCCTGCCTGCCCTGGCGGACAAGACCCTGCTGATGGCGACCACCACCAGCACCGCCAACACCGGGCTGCTCGACGAACTCATCGTGCCCCTGTATCTGAAGGATACCGGGGTCGAGATCAAGTTCGTGGCCGTGGGCACCGGCAAGGCCCTGGCGATGGCCGAAGGCTGCGACGTGGACGTGGTCCTCGTGCACGCCCCGGCTGCGGAAAAAGCGTACGTCGAATCCGGCGTGCTCATGGACCGCAGGGAACTCATGTACAACGATTTCATCATTGTCGGCCCTGCAGCTGACCCGGCGGGCGTCAAGGGCATGAGCGTCACCGAGGCCCTCAAGACCATCGAAGCCAAGCAGGCCGTGTTCGCCAGCCGGGGCGACAACTCCGGCACCCACAAGATGGAGCAGTCCCTGTGGAAGTCCGCCGGCCTCACCATCCCCGAGAAGGAAGCCTGGTACGTCCAGACCGGCCAGGGCATGATCGCCACCATCAACATCGCCGATGAAAAGAACGGCTACACCATGACCGATCGCGGCACCTACATCAAATATGCCGACACCAAGGGCGGCAACCCACCGCAGGTCATCCTGGTGGAAGGCGACAAGGTCCTGTTCAACCAGTACAGCGCCCTGGCCGTGAACCCGGCCAAGTGCCCCAACGTCAAATACGACATGGCCAAGCAGTACATCGACTGGATGGCCTCCCCGGCTGTGCAGAAGGCCATCGGCAACTTCATGCTCCTGGGCAAGCCCCTCTTCACCCCCAACGCGCAATAG
- a CDS encoding HesA/MoeB/ThiF family protein, translated as MAESLDAYIHRMMLPAPLPQGGLALALVPGAVAKIASDTGIPGWNIEATALDLGILPTRYLRNMHSITPEAQTRLLRSTVAQVGLGGLGGTIFEQLLRLGIGTLRIADGDNFEESNLNRQTLCDMDTIWRSKAQAARLAATRINPSITVDARHEFLTADTFPHFLAGCDLAIDALGGLTHRLTLQQCAAKANIPLVTGAIAGWTGYVAVIMPGQTGPAQFMGQDNGAEEKLGCPAPSVCTVATLMAAEAVRMLRGDVSPLAGKMLLMDLRQLTFETVAL; from the coding sequence GTGGCCGAATCTCTTGACGCGTACATCCACCGCATGATGCTCCCGGCCCCCCTGCCCCAGGGAGGTCTTGCGCTCGCTCTGGTGCCAGGAGCCGTGGCAAAGATCGCTTCGGACACGGGCATTCCCGGATGGAACATCGAAGCCACGGCGCTTGATCTCGGCATCCTTCCGACGCGCTATCTGCGCAACATGCACAGCATCACCCCCGAGGCCCAGACGCGCCTGCTCCGTTCGACCGTGGCCCAGGTGGGGCTGGGCGGTCTGGGCGGCACCATCTTCGAGCAGCTCCTGCGCCTGGGCATAGGCACCCTGCGCATAGCCGACGGCGACAACTTCGAGGAGAGCAACCTCAACCGGCAAACCCTGTGCGACATGGACACCATCTGGCGTTCCAAGGCCCAGGCCGCCAGGCTTGCGGCAACACGCATCAACCCCTCCATCACGGTGGACGCACGGCACGAGTTTCTCACAGCGGACACGTTCCCCCACTTCCTGGCCGGGTGCGATCTGGCCATCGACGCCCTTGGCGGACTGACCCACCGCCTGACGCTCCAACAGTGTGCGGCAAAAGCCAACATCCCCCTGGTCACCGGGGCCATCGCCGGCTGGACAGGCTATGTGGCCGTAATCATGCCCGGCCAGACCGGGCCGGCACAGTTCATGGGCCAGGACAATGGTGCGGAGGAAAAACTGGGCTGCCCGGCGCCTTCGGTCTGCACGGTGGCGACCCTCATGGCCGCCGAGGCCGTCAGGATGCTGCGCGGCGACGTCTCGCCCCTGGCGGGCAAGATGCTGCTGATGGACCTGAGGCAACTGACATTTGAAACCGTTGCGCTCTGA